From Arachis stenosperma cultivar V10309 chromosome 2, arast.V10309.gnm1.PFL2, whole genome shotgun sequence, one genomic window encodes:
- the LOC130962512 gene encoding uncharacterized protein LOC130962512 codes for MGATPFHPSILKVQFPRNFDKPTDMRYDGTKDPQEHLTAFEARMNLEGVGNVVRCRAFPITLAGPAIRWFNALSQGSITTFTDIFQSFLARFTTCIAKAKHPINLLGVTQKPGESTRKFLDRFNDECLKIDGLTNSVASLCLTNGLLNKDFRKHLTTKHVWTM; via the coding sequence ATGGGGGCAACCCCTTTCCACCCCTCGATCCTCAAGGTCCAGTTTCCGAGGAATTTTGACAAGCCAACAGACATGAGGTACGATGGGACTAAGGACCCCCAAGAGCACCTCACAGCCTTTGAGGCACGAATGAATTTGGAAGGGGTAGGCAACGTAGTTAGGTGCCGAGCATTTCCCATAACACTGGCCGGTCCAGCAATCCGATGGTTTAACGCACTCTCACAAGGGTCCATCACGACCTTCACGGACATTTTCCAAAGCTTCCTAGCTCGATTCACAACATGCATAGCCAAGGCCAAACACCCGATTAACTTGCTAGGGGTCACCCAAAAGCCTGGGGAATCGACTAGAAAGTTTCTGGACAGGTTCAACGATGAATGCTTGAAAATCGACGGCCTCACAAACTCAGTTGCTAGTCTTTGCCTAACAAACGGCCTGCTAAACAAGGACTTTAGAAAGCACCTCACAACTAAGCATGTATGGACCATGTAG